The Peribacillus simplex genome contains a region encoding:
- a CDS encoding TIGR01212 family radical SAM protein (This family includes YhcC from E. coli K-12, an uncharacterized radical SAM protein.): MIQANPFIYATDNKRYHTWNYHLREHFGHKVFKVALDGGFDCPNRDGTVAHGGCTFCSASGSGDFAGNRVEPLDIQFKQISERMHHKWKDGKYMAYFQAFTNTHAPVAELREKYESVLTQEGVVGLSIATRPDCLPDDVVEYLAELNERTYLWVELGLQTVHEKTATMINRAHDFDCYKEGVDKLRKHGIRVCSHIINGLPQEDYGMMMETAREVAKLDVQGIKIHLLHLLKGTPMVKQYEKGLLEFLDRDDYVSLVCDQLEIIPPEMIVHRITGDGPIDLMIGPMWSVNKWDVLNAIDAELKRRNSWQGKNHHTEVQS; this comes from the coding sequence TTGATTCAAGCAAACCCGTTTATATATGCAACGGATAACAAACGATATCATACATGGAATTACCACCTGAGGGAACATTTTGGACATAAGGTCTTTAAAGTTGCCCTGGATGGCGGTTTTGACTGTCCGAACCGTGATGGTACCGTCGCACATGGCGGCTGTACCTTCTGCAGTGCCTCAGGCTCTGGTGACTTTGCGGGCAACAGGGTTGAACCCCTCGACATCCAGTTTAAGCAGATCAGCGAACGGATGCATCATAAATGGAAAGATGGAAAATATATGGCCTATTTCCAAGCGTTCACGAATACGCATGCACCCGTGGCAGAGCTTCGCGAGAAATATGAAAGTGTATTGACCCAGGAGGGTGTCGTCGGACTCTCGATCGCGACACGCCCGGATTGCCTTCCAGATGATGTAGTCGAGTATTTAGCGGAATTGAACGAACGCACCTACCTTTGGGTGGAGCTTGGTCTCCAGACCGTTCATGAAAAGACCGCAACGATGATCAACCGTGCCCACGACTTCGATTGCTACAAAGAAGGCGTCGATAAACTGCGCAAACACGGCATCCGCGTATGCTCCCATATCATCAATGGCCTCCCTCAGGAAGATTACGGCATGATGATGGAAACAGCCCGTGAAGTCGCCAAACTCGATGTGCAGGGGATAAAGATCCATTTACTTCATTTATTAAAAGGGACACCGATGGTCAAACAATACGAAAAAGGCCTGCTCGAGTTTCTTGACCGTGACGATTATGTCAGCCTGGTATGTGACCAGCTCGAAATAATCCCTCCAGAAATGATCGTCCACCGCATTACGGGTGACGGTCCGATCGATTTGATGATCGGCCCAATGTGGAGCGTCAATAAATGGGATGTCTTGAATGCCATTGACGCCGAATTGAAACGCCGCAACAGCTGGCAGGGAAAAAATCATCACACGGAGGTACAATCATGA
- a CDS encoding class I SAM-dependent methyltransferase, which yields MKLDRILPFARILLEKAVRPGDITIDGTMGNGFDTAFLAGLTGVNGHVYSFDIQKEALHTTAAKLEAENLQERCTLIHDGHEHLSKYIKNEHSGKVTGAIFNLGYLPGGNKSIITQADTTISAIEQLFELLAPEGIIILVIYHGHPGGSEERDALMDYVENFPQQKAHILKYGFINQANNPPFIVAIEKR from the coding sequence ATGAAGCTTGATCGAATTTTGCCTTTCGCCAGGATTCTGCTGGAAAAAGCGGTCCGCCCCGGGGATATAACCATAGATGGCACGATGGGCAACGGTTTTGATACGGCCTTTCTTGCAGGGCTTACAGGTGTAAACGGACATGTCTATAGTTTTGATATTCAGAAAGAAGCGCTCCATACCACAGCGGCGAAACTGGAAGCAGAAAATTTACAAGAGCGCTGCACTCTCATTCACGATGGGCATGAACATTTAAGCAAGTACATCAAGAATGAACATTCAGGAAAGGTCACGGGTGCCATTTTCAACCTAGGCTACCTTCCTGGCGGGAACAAATCAATCATCACCCAAGCAGATACGACGATATCAGCCATTGAACAGCTGTTCGAACTGCTTGCGCCTGAAGGCATCATCATCCTCGTCATTTACCATGGTCATCCAGGGGGATCGGAAGAACGGGATGCATTGATGGATTATGTTGAGAACTTCCCTCAACAGAAAGCCCATATCCTGAAATACGGGTTCATCAACCAAGCAAACAATCCGCCATTCATTGTCGCGATTGAAAAGAGATGA
- a CDS encoding alpha/beta hydrolase → MWKWETEGDAKGVIVIIHGAMEHHGRYKWVTQMWLSAGYHVVMGDLPGQGMTTRAYRGHIDSFDEYLDEVKSWIEEAYEYSLPVFLLGHSMGGLISIRLLQEEEWDIAGVILSSPCLGLVTKPPKFLTTISHGLNIVMPQFRVDSGLTPEMATRSAEIRESDRNDTLYITKVSIRWYRELAQAMKDAFEEIPEFQDVPLLVMQGGDDRIVNKKAVREWFNYNLASEKQYKEWPKLYHEIFNEPERDDVFQYALSFVENRLKILGYVV, encoded by the coding sequence ATGTGGAAATGGGAGACAGAAGGAGACGCAAAAGGCGTCATTGTCATCATTCATGGGGCAATGGAACATCACGGACGTTATAAGTGGGTAACACAAATGTGGCTTTCAGCTGGATACCATGTCGTCATGGGCGACCTTCCTGGGCAGGGTATGACAACTCGCGCCTACCGGGGACATATCGATTCCTTTGATGAGTATTTGGACGAGGTGAAAAGCTGGATAGAAGAGGCTTACGAATATTCGTTGCCGGTCTTTTTACTTGGACACAGCATGGGTGGTTTGATTTCGATCCGCCTTCTTCAGGAAGAGGAATGGGACATTGCAGGGGTGATACTTTCTTCTCCTTGCTTGGGCCTCGTGACGAAGCCGCCGAAGTTCCTTACAACCATCTCTCATGGTTTGAACATCGTGATGCCTCAGTTCAGGGTAGATTCCGGATTGACACCTGAAATGGCGACGAGAAGTGCGGAAATTCGTGAATCCGATAGAAACGATACATTATATATCACGAAGGTTTCGATTCGATGGTATCGCGAGCTGGCACAGGCCATGAAGGATGCTTTTGAAGAGATTCCTGAATTTCAGGATGTGCCGCTTTTGGTCATGCAGGGCGGAGATGACCGAATCGTGAATAAGAAGGCGGTTCGTGAGTGGTTTAATTATAACTTGGCCAGTGAAAAGCAATATAAGGAATGGCCGAAGCTATATCATGAAATCTTCAATGAACCAGAGCGTGATGATGTATTTCAATATGCGCTGAGTTTTGTTGAAAACCGTTTAAAGATATTAGGGTATGTCGTTTGA
- a CDS encoding gamma carbonic anhydrase has protein sequence MIYPYKGKEPEIAESAYIAENAVVTGDVKIGDETSIWFNSVIRGDVSPTIIGKKVSIQDNSVLHQSPNNPLIIEDEVTIGHQVILHSCKIRKGALIGMGSIVLDEAEIGEGAFIGAGSLVPQGKVIPPNMLAFGRPAKVIREINEEDRQDMERIVREYAEKGQYYKTAERIK, from the coding sequence ATTATTTATCCGTATAAAGGCAAAGAACCTGAAATCGCTGAAAGCGCTTATATTGCTGAAAATGCTGTCGTGACAGGTGATGTCAAAATCGGCGACGAAACATCAATTTGGTTCAATTCCGTCATTCGCGGGGATGTATCCCCAACCATTATCGGGAAAAAAGTCAGTATACAGGATAACAGCGTCCTGCACCAAAGCCCAAATAATCCATTGATCATCGAGGATGAAGTAACCATTGGCCATCAGGTCATTTTACATAGCTGTAAAATCCGCAAAGGAGCTTTGATCGGCATGGGATCGATCGTACTTGATGAAGCCGAAATCGGCGAAGGGGCCTTCATCGGTGCCGGCAGTCTCGTTCCCCAAGGCAAAGTCATTCCACCGAACATGCTGGCATTCGGACGTCCAGCTAAAGTCATTCGCGAAATCAATGAAGAAGACCGCCAGGATATGGAACGCATCGTACGTGAATACGCCGAAAAAGGCCAATACTATAAAACGGCGGAACGAATAAAGTAA
- the metK gene encoding methionine adenosyltransferase, translating to MMSKKRLFTSESVTEGHPDKICDQISDSILDAILAKDANARVACETSVTTGLVLVAGEITTSAYVDIPRIVRDTIKGIGYTRAKYGFDAETCAVLSSIDEQSADIAAGVDKALEAREGNMSEEEIDAIGAGDQGLMFGFACNETEELMPLPISLAHKLSFRLAQVRKDETLAYLRPDGKTQVTVEYDENNVPVRVDTIVISTQHDAEITLEQIQADLKEHVIKAVVPAELIDADTKYFINPTGRFVIGGPQGDAGLTGRKIIVDTYGGYARHGGGAFSGKDATKVDRSAAYAARYVAKNIVAAGLADKAEVQLAYAIGVAEPVSISIDTFGTGTVSEEVLVDLVRANFDLRPAGIIKMLDLRRPIYKQTAAYGHFGRTDVDLPWERTDKAETLKAQA from the coding sequence ATGATGTCAAAGAAACGTCTATTTACTTCTGAATCTGTTACAGAGGGCCATCCGGACAAAATTTGTGACCAGATTTCAGATTCCATTTTAGATGCTATCCTAGCTAAGGATGCAAATGCACGTGTTGCGTGTGAAACTAGCGTAACTACAGGTCTTGTACTTGTTGCTGGTGAAATTACAACGTCCGCTTACGTGGATATTCCGCGTATCGTTCGTGATACAATTAAAGGAATTGGCTACACACGTGCGAAATACGGTTTCGATGCTGAAACTTGTGCCGTGTTAAGTTCCATTGATGAGCAGTCTGCCGATATCGCAGCTGGTGTTGATAAAGCATTGGAAGCTCGTGAAGGAAACATGTCAGAGGAAGAAATCGATGCAATCGGTGCAGGGGACCAAGGTCTTATGTTCGGATTTGCTTGTAATGAAACAGAAGAGCTTATGCCGCTTCCGATTTCATTGGCGCATAAACTTTCATTCCGCTTGGCTCAAGTTCGTAAAGATGAAACTCTTGCTTACTTACGCCCTGATGGTAAAACACAGGTAACTGTGGAATATGATGAAAATAACGTTCCTGTACGTGTAGATACGATCGTTATCTCTACACAGCATGATGCAGAAATTACGCTTGAACAAATTCAAGCCGATCTAAAAGAACATGTGATCAAAGCAGTCGTTCCAGCTGAATTGATTGATGCCGATACTAAATACTTCATCAACCCGACTGGCCGTTTCGTAATTGGCGGACCTCAAGGGGATGCTGGTCTTACTGGACGTAAAATTATCGTTGATACTTACGGCGGATACGCTCGTCACGGCGGCGGTGCATTCTCTGGTAAGGATGCTACTAAAGTTGACCGTTCTGCTGCATACGCTGCTCGTTACGTTGCGAAAAACATCGTGGCAGCCGGCCTTGCCGACAAAGCGGAAGTTCAATTGGCATACGCAATTGGTGTGGCAGAGCCAGTATCCATCTCAATTGATACGTTCGGAACTGGTACAGTTAGCGAAGAAGTCCTTGTTGACCTAGTTCGCGCTAACTTCGACCTTCGTCCAGCTGGTATCATCAAAATGCTTGACCTTCGTCGCCCAATCTACAAACAAACAGCTGCCTACGGACACTTTGGCCGTACAGATGTCGATCTTCCATGGGAACGCACGGACAAAGCAGAAACATTAAAAGCACAAGCGTAA
- the pckA gene encoding phosphoenolpyruvate carboxykinase (ATP), with translation MNSVDVSNELHQLLTGNNVQTQLSVPQLVEKVLSRKEGVLTSTGAVKAETGKYTGRSPKDKYIVEEASVKDKIDWGPVNQPISEDVFNKLYNKVVDYLKAKEEIFVFKGFAGADETSRLPIRVVNEYAWHNLFAHTLFIRPNEEELRGHEAEFTILSAPNFKADPEVDGTTSETFIIVSFERRTILIGGTEYAGEMKKSIFSIMNYLLPEAGILPMHCSANVGREGDVALFFGLSGTGKTTLSADTSRKLIGDDEHGWSSNGVFNIEGGCYAKTINLSREKEPQIFDAIRFGAVLENVVVDPDTREADYDDSSLTENTRAAYQMQAIDNIVNPSIAGHPNTIIFLTADASGVLPPISKLSKEQAMFHFLSGYTSKLAGTERGVTSPEATFSTCFGSPFLPLPATRYAEMLGDKIDEHNAKVYLVNTGWTGGAYGTGSRMKLAYTRAMVQAALEGELANIETIKDDIFGLDIPLHVPGVPDEVLQPIKTWADPAAYKAAATDLAAQFRANFKKFKSVPSEIEELGGPTA, from the coding sequence ATGAATTCTGTAGACGTTTCTAATGAGTTACACCAATTATTAACAGGAAACAATGTGCAAACTCAACTTTCAGTTCCTCAATTGGTCGAAAAGGTATTAAGCAGAAAAGAAGGCGTTCTAACATCAACCGGTGCGGTAAAAGCTGAAACTGGCAAATATACAGGTCGTTCACCTAAAGATAAATATATCGTGGAAGAAGCATCAGTTAAAGATAAAATCGATTGGGGTCCAGTGAACCAGCCAATTTCCGAAGATGTGTTCAATAAACTATATAATAAAGTAGTTGACTACCTAAAAGCAAAAGAAGAGATTTTTGTTTTTAAAGGTTTCGCTGGTGCAGACGAAACATCACGACTTCCTATCCGTGTTGTTAATGAATATGCTTGGCATAACCTTTTCGCCCATACTTTGTTCATCCGTCCAAACGAAGAGGAACTGAGAGGTCACGAAGCTGAATTCACAATCCTTTCTGCACCTAACTTCAAAGCAGATCCGGAAGTGGACGGTACCACATCCGAAACTTTCATCATCGTTTCATTTGAACGCCGTACCATCCTGATCGGCGGAACGGAATATGCAGGAGAAATGAAAAAATCGATTTTCTCGATCATGAACTACTTACTTCCAGAGGCTGGAATCCTTCCAATGCATTGCTCTGCTAACGTAGGACGTGAAGGGGACGTCGCTTTATTCTTCGGACTGTCCGGTACAGGCAAAACGACTTTATCTGCAGACACTAGCCGTAAACTGATTGGCGATGACGAGCATGGTTGGTCTTCTAACGGTGTATTCAACATCGAAGGCGGCTGCTATGCGAAAACGATCAACCTTTCACGTGAAAAAGAACCACAAATTTTCGATGCGATCCGTTTCGGTGCCGTACTGGAAAATGTTGTTGTTGATCCGGATACACGTGAAGCGGACTATGATGACAGTTCATTGACTGAAAACACTCGTGCTGCTTACCAAATGCAAGCGATCGATAACATCGTGAACCCAAGTATTGCAGGACACCCGAATACAATCATTTTCTTGACAGCTGATGCTTCAGGCGTTCTGCCTCCAATCAGCAAGCTTTCCAAAGAACAGGCAATGTTCCACTTCCTAAGCGGATACACTAGTAAATTGGCTGGTACTGAAAGAGGCGTAACTTCACCGGAAGCTACATTCTCGACTTGCTTCGGTTCACCATTCTTACCGCTTCCAGCTACACGCTATGCCGAGATGCTTGGTGATAAAATTGACGAGCACAATGCAAAGGTATACCTTGTCAACACTGGATGGACTGGCGGAGCATACGGAACTGGAAGCCGTATGAAACTTGCTTACACCCGTGCAATGGTACAAGCGGCACTTGAAGGTGAATTAGCGAACATCGAAACGATCAAAGATGATATCTTCGGTTTGGATATCCCGCTTCATGTTCCTGGTGTTCCTGATGAAGTGCTTCAACCAATCAAGACTTGGGCAGATCCTGCAGCTTATAAAGCAGCAGCAACAGACCTTGCCGCTCAATTCCGTGCAAACTTCAAGAAATTCAAAAGCGTTCCAAGTGAAATTGAAGAACTTGGCGGACCGACAGCTTAA
- a CDS encoding nucleotide sugar dehydrogenase, with protein MKLCTIGLGYIGLPTSLMFAKHGVDVVGVDIHPEIISNLNSGRLHIEEPGLEEVLQEVLISNKFRAELSPEHADVFIIAVPTPNKKDIHQSCDLTHVMDATSNILPFIKKGNVIIIESTIAPRSMDDHIRPMIERTGLTIGKDIFLVHCPERVLPGRILEELVHNNRIVGGITETCSYKGSLVYKTFVQGEIIQTDAKTAEMSKLMENTFRDVNIALANELTKICFELDINVLDVISMANKHPRVNIHQPGPGVGGHCLAVDPYFVVAKAPEYARIIKLARDTNVSMPYYIVNSVRMMLEGIRKPKVAVFGLAYKGNVDDIRESPAIDVVNILMGMENMDVALHDPHVQSGKMPVVSVEDAVNDADLILVLTDHDEFKQMDYDKLSNLMSNKLILDTRNCIDATKTDVPVANLGNIYQYKTMSMKKARNKAII; from the coding sequence ATGAAACTTTGTACGATCGGACTTGGTTATATAGGACTTCCAACTTCTTTAATGTTTGCGAAACACGGTGTCGATGTTGTCGGCGTGGATATCCATCCTGAGATTATTTCCAATTTGAATAGCGGCAGGCTCCATATCGAAGAACCAGGTTTGGAAGAGGTATTGCAAGAAGTGCTTATTTCCAATAAGTTCCGAGCTGAGTTAAGCCCGGAACATGCGGATGTTTTCATTATCGCGGTGCCTACACCAAATAAAAAGGACATACATCAATCTTGTGATTTAACTCATGTCATGGATGCAACGTCCAACATTCTTCCTTTTATCAAAAAAGGGAATGTCATCATTATCGAATCGACGATAGCGCCGAGAAGTATGGATGATCATATTAGACCGATGATCGAAAGGACGGGCCTTACCATCGGAAAAGACATTTTCCTCGTTCATTGTCCGGAACGTGTTTTACCTGGAAGGATTCTTGAAGAGTTGGTTCATAATAACCGTATCGTCGGGGGCATCACGGAAACATGCTCATATAAAGGAAGTCTTGTTTATAAAACCTTCGTTCAAGGGGAGATCATTCAGACGGATGCGAAAACGGCTGAAATGTCCAAACTGATGGAAAACACCTTCAGGGATGTCAATATTGCCCTTGCGAATGAGCTGACGAAAATCTGTTTCGAGCTGGACATCAATGTTTTGGATGTCATATCGATGGCAAACAAGCACCCTCGTGTCAATATACATCAACCAGGGCCAGGAGTTGGCGGCCATTGTTTAGCGGTCGACCCGTATTTCGTCGTTGCAAAGGCACCAGAGTATGCGAGAATCATTAAATTGGCCCGTGATACCAACGTATCGATGCCTTATTACATCGTTAATTCCGTAAGGATGATGCTAGAGGGCATCCGGAAGCCAAAAGTAGCCGTTTTCGGTCTTGCATACAAGGGAAATGTAGATGATATTCGTGAAAGTCCCGCCATTGATGTCGTCAATATCTTGATGGGGATGGAAAACATGGATGTAGCCTTGCATGATCCGCATGTCCAATCTGGAAAGATGCCAGTCGTATCAGTCGAAGACGCTGTAAATGATGCCGACTTGATACTTGTCCTGACTGACCATGATGAATTTAAACAGATGGATTATGATAAGCTATCGAATCTCATGAGCAATAAATTGATTTTGGATACACGCAATTGCATTGATGCAACTAAAACAGATGTCCCGGTGGCCAACCTGGGCAATATATATCAATATAAAACGATGTCCATGAAAAAAGCCAGGAATAAAGCGATCATCTAA
- a CDS encoding glycosyltransferase produces the protein MAKKVCMFVWNHFTNDARVLRECTALTEAGYEVDLIAIHNWKIEGLPKKEKHQNGFSVTRVNNRWEALHKVLRIVGKLKKKKFEIVLLALLVWNTLWNLNLINGWLGSGILFGSLALLAMCTMIITKTKLPTLLTRSYIFGQMIYHGRKRKYDFYHSNDLNTLMQGAISSKWLRRKKLIYDSHEVQTSRTGYNSRIYGMMEKFLLMFVDEMIAENHTRAKYNEDLYGLYPKVVHNYPIPTNPEESTAVNLHELLDLPENEPILLYQGGVQMGRGLEQLVDAVPMIEGGTVVFIGDGRIKDELVKKVSDMNLEHRVKFLPKVPVDELLHYTKNAYLGFQILNNVCFNHYSASSNKLFEYMMSGVPVVACSFPEIQKVVDTEKIGVCVDSHDPKSIAEGVNYLLKHPEKRAEMSNNCLKARQKYNWKQEKEIFIEIYQTA, from the coding sequence ATGGCGAAGAAAGTATGTATGTTCGTGTGGAATCACTTTACAAACGATGCGAGGGTTCTAAGAGAGTGCACAGCACTTACTGAAGCTGGTTATGAAGTCGATTTAATTGCCATTCATAACTGGAAAATCGAGGGCTTGCCCAAAAAGGAGAAACACCAAAATGGTTTCTCCGTCACTAGGGTGAATAACCGCTGGGAGGCGCTTCATAAGGTTCTCAGGATCGTAGGCAAATTGAAGAAAAAGAAGTTTGAAATCGTCTTATTGGCCTTACTGGTCTGGAATACGTTGTGGAACTTGAACTTGATCAACGGCTGGCTGGGATCGGGAATACTGTTCGGTTCCCTTGCACTCCTTGCGATGTGCACCATGATCATCACTAAAACGAAGCTGCCGACCCTATTAACAAGGAGCTATATTTTCGGTCAAATGATTTATCATGGCCGGAAAAGGAAATATGATTTTTATCATTCGAATGACTTGAATACGCTCATGCAGGGAGCGATCAGCAGTAAATGGTTGAGAAGGAAAAAGCTGATTTATGACTCGCATGAGGTGCAAACGAGCAGAACGGGATATAATAGCCGAATTTACGGGATGATGGAGAAATTCCTATTAATGTTCGTCGATGAAATGATTGCCGAAAACCATACAAGAGCTAAGTATAACGAAGACTTATATGGTCTGTATCCCAAAGTGGTCCATAACTACCCGATTCCGACCAATCCTGAGGAAAGTACGGCCGTGAATTTGCATGAGCTGCTCGATTTGCCAGAGAATGAACCGATATTGTTATACCAAGGCGGCGTTCAAATGGGAAGAGGATTAGAGCAATTGGTTGATGCTGTACCGATGATCGAAGGCGGGACGGTAGTCTTTATCGGGGATGGAAGGATCAAGGATGAATTAGTGAAAAAGGTAAGCGATATGAATCTGGAGCATCGTGTGAAGTTCCTGCCGAAGGTTCCGGTCGACGAGCTGCTCCATTATACAAAAAATGCGTATTTAGGTTTTCAGATATTGAATAATGTCTGCTTTAATCACTACTCCGCATCTTCAAATAAATTGTTTGAATACATGATGAGCGGTGTGCCTGTGGTTGCCTGCAGCTTTCCTGAAATTCAAAAGGTTGTCGATACGGAAAAAATCGGTGTGTGTGTCGATTCACATGATCCAAAATCAATTGCCGAAGGCGTCAATTACTTATTGAAACATCCTGAAAAAAGGGCGGAAATGAGCAATAACTGCCTGAAGGCGCGACAAAAATACAATTGGAAACAAGAGAAGGAAATCTTTATCGAAATCTATCAAACAGCCTAA